From Gemmatimonadota bacterium, the proteins below share one genomic window:
- a CDS encoding T9SS type A sorting domain-containing protein: protein GEGSKSSADTTLLKLVKAADATVTLAAKDLKSYSLPFSVKNLSFNSRNVTVLVTQHQDSVLMGQGSDTLRVAVPAGFWAPGDVLHFVETVTREKKDAQGRTVIGANGQPETETVPVATFKVVLGCVNVRNSCDPTFGGTSNSGYTAVRAAGTTQQVNYFVPFRGGEDLRFEVVPAVSAQDVAAAGTVDLDNVHVVPNPYIFASGYERAAGARVLKFTNLPPDGRIRIFDLAGRFIQEINYTADDLKGGDLDWDMQSREQLELAYGLYVFVIESKGQRKMGKFVIIR from the coding sequence GGGCGAGGGCTCGAAGTCCAGTGCGGACACGACCCTGCTCAAGCTGGTCAAGGCGGCGGATGCGACCGTCACCCTGGCCGCCAAGGACCTGAAGAGCTACAGCCTCCCCTTCTCGGTCAAGAACCTGAGCTTCAACAGCCGCAACGTCACCGTGCTGGTGACCCAGCACCAGGATTCCGTCCTGATGGGCCAGGGCTCGGACACGCTGCGGGTCGCTGTCCCGGCTGGCTTCTGGGCGCCGGGTGACGTGCTGCACTTCGTCGAAACGGTGACACGCGAGAAGAAGGATGCGCAGGGCCGCACCGTGATCGGCGCCAACGGTCAGCCGGAGACGGAGACCGTACCCGTCGCCACCTTCAAGGTCGTCCTGGGCTGCGTCAACGTGCGCAACTCCTGCGACCCGACCTTCGGCGGCACATCCAACTCCGGCTACACCGCCGTCCGCGCCGCGGGCACCACGCAGCAGGTGAATTACTTCGTGCCCTTCCGGGGCGGCGAGGACCTGCGCTTCGAGGTCGTGCCCGCGGTCAGCGCGCAGGACGTCGCGGCCGCCGGGACCGTGGATCTGGATAACGTCCACGTGGTGCCCAACCCCTACATCTTCGCCTCGGGCTACGAGCGCGCTGCGGGCGCCCGGGTCCTGAAGTTCACCAATCTGCCGCCCGATGGCCGCATCCGCATCTTCGACCTGGCCGGGCGGTTCATCCAGGAGATCAACTACACGGCGGACGATCTCAAGGGTGGCGATCTCGATTGGGACATGCAGAGCCGGGAGCAGCTCGAGCTGGCCTACGGACTCTACGTCTTCGTGATCGAGTCCAAGGGTCAGCGCAAGATGGGCAAGTTCGTCATTATCCGCTAA